A part of Aquibium oceanicum genomic DNA contains:
- a CDS encoding NAD-dependent epimerase/dehydratase family protein has product MRIIVTGAGGFIGSGLIERLAGMSRLPGAAEDISSIVAVDARFEAGARAGVQMLRGDIADPDFRDAMLEEPVDVFLHLAAMPGGATEADPERGWRINGEAVFGLLDLLARQKEPARLVFASSIAVFGVPLPRDKVDDETLPLPTLAYGAHKLVAETLLADHARRGLIDGIALRLPGIVARPRRPGGHHSAYMSDIFTALAEGADFICPVSPGSTSWLMSRERCIYNLLHAATLSSERLKGRRAFTLPALRLSMGEIADALAGRFGDGLRDRLSFASDAAIEAQYGSYPPLFTPIADGLGFRHDGDVESLVARALGLPVPQTG; this is encoded by the coding sequence TTGCGCATCATCGTCACGGGAGCCGGCGGCTTCATCGGTTCGGGGCTCATCGAGCGGCTCGCGGGCATGTCCCGCCTGCCGGGCGCGGCCGAGGATATCTCGAGCATCGTCGCCGTGGACGCCCGCTTCGAGGCGGGCGCGCGGGCGGGCGTGCAGATGCTGCGAGGCGATATCGCCGATCCCGACTTTCGCGATGCCATGCTGGAGGAGCCAGTCGACGTGTTCCTTCACCTCGCCGCCATGCCGGGAGGGGCGACGGAGGCCGATCCGGAGCGCGGCTGGCGCATCAACGGCGAGGCCGTGTTCGGCCTCCTCGATCTCCTGGCGCGCCAGAAGGAGCCGGCACGGCTGGTCTTTGCCTCCTCCATCGCTGTCTTCGGCGTACCGCTGCCGCGCGACAAGGTCGACGACGAGACCTTGCCGCTGCCCACGCTCGCCTACGGCGCCCACAAGCTGGTCGCCGAGACGCTGCTTGCCGACCATGCGCGGCGCGGGCTGATCGACGGCATCGCGCTGCGCCTGCCGGGCATCGTGGCGCGTCCGCGCCGCCCGGGCGGTCACCACTCCGCCTACATGAGCGACATCTTCACCGCGCTCGCCGAGGGCGCGGATTTCATCTGCCCGGTCTCGCCCGGCTCGACGTCCTGGCTGATGTCGCGCGAACGCTGCATCTACAATCTTCTCCACGCCGCCACGCTGTCTTCGGAGCGGCTCAAGGGCAGGCGGGCGTTTACATTGCCGGCCTTGCGGCTGTCCATGGGAGAAATCGCCGATGCGCTCGCCGGGCGGTTCGGCGACGGTTTGCGTGATCGCCTGAGCTTCGCTTCCGACGCCGCGATCGAGGCGCAGTACGGCTCCTATCCGCCGCTCTTCACCCCGATCGCCGACGGGCTGGGTTTCCGGCACGACGGCGATGTGGAGTCGCTGGTTGCCCGGGCGCTTGGGCTACCGGTGCCGCAAACCGGCTGA
- a CDS encoding enoyl-CoA hydratase, protein MAYETIIVETRARVGLITLNRPQALNALNTTVMKEMVEALQDFEADGAVGAIVVTGSEKAFAAGADIKQMQQMSYIDAYMEDFFAGWEAMTRIRKPIIAAVAGYALGGGCELAMMCDFIIAAENAKFGQPEITLGVMPGMGGSQRLTRFVGKSKAMDMCLTGRMMDAEEAERCGLVSRVVPVGDLHEEALKAAGKIASFSLPAVMMAKEAVNRSYETTLAEGLRYERRVFHSMFALDDQSEGMTAFIEKRTPNFRHR, encoded by the coding sequence ATGGCCTACGAAACGATCATCGTCGAGACCCGTGCGCGCGTCGGGCTGATCACGCTCAACCGCCCGCAGGCGCTGAACGCGCTGAACACGACCGTCATGAAGGAGATGGTCGAAGCGCTCCAGGATTTCGAGGCCGACGGCGCGGTCGGCGCGATCGTCGTGACGGGTTCGGAAAAGGCTTTCGCGGCGGGCGCCGACATCAAGCAGATGCAGCAGATGAGCTACATCGACGCGTACATGGAGGACTTCTTCGCCGGCTGGGAGGCGATGACCCGTATCCGCAAGCCGATCATCGCCGCGGTTGCGGGCTATGCACTCGGCGGCGGCTGCGAACTGGCCATGATGTGCGACTTCATCATCGCGGCCGAGAACGCCAAGTTTGGACAGCCGGAGATCACGCTCGGCGTCATGCCCGGCATGGGCGGCTCGCAGCGCCTGACCCGTTTCGTCGGCAAGTCGAAGGCCATGGACATGTGCCTGACCGGCCGCATGATGGACGCCGAGGAGGCGGAGCGCTGCGGCCTCGTCTCGCGCGTGGTGCCTGTTGGCGACCTGCACGAGGAGGCGCTGAAGGCCGCCGGCAAGATCGCCTCCTTCTCGCTGCCCGCCGTCATGATGGCCAAGGAGGCGGTGAACCGCTCGTACGAAACCACGCTGGCCGAAGGCCTGCGCTACGAGCGCCGCGTCTTCCATTCCATGTTCGCGCTCGACGACCAGAGCGAGGGCATGACCGCGTTCATCGAAAAGCGCACCCCGAACTTCCGTCACCGCTGA
- a CDS encoding restriction endonuclease → MAIPDYQSLMLPVLEVAAKAETSVPLAEAEIATKFDLSDEEREQMLPSGKQRVLHNRIHWAKFYLTKAGLLESPKRGRFAITPAGQQVLANPPASLDTKYLLAIPAFRDFYRGGDDSEAVTAAAEVEPPSATPEEVVEAAYKAVHAALRADLLDRILQNSPSFFEQVIVELLVAMGYGGSHRNASEQLGKSGDGGVDGVINEDVLGLDRVYVQAKRYAPGSAVGRPEIQAFTGSLVGLGASKGVFVTTSTFSAQAVEFASRIPQRVILIDGRRLTELMVEHGVGVRSSRVLEFKRLDEDFFSED, encoded by the coding sequence ATGGCCATCCCCGACTATCAATCCCTCATGCTCCCGGTTCTGGAGGTAGCTGCCAAGGCCGAAACTTCCGTGCCGCTGGCCGAAGCTGAGATTGCGACGAAATTCGATCTCTCAGATGAAGAGCGTGAGCAGATGCTTCCGAGCGGCAAACAGCGCGTTCTCCACAATCGCATCCATTGGGCAAAGTTCTACCTGACGAAGGCTGGACTGCTGGAAAGCCCCAAGCGCGGACGCTTTGCGATAACTCCGGCTGGGCAGCAGGTGCTGGCCAATCCGCCCGCCAGCCTCGATACCAAGTATCTGCTTGCGATCCCGGCGTTTCGCGACTTCTACCGGGGTGGGGACGATTCCGAGGCGGTCACCGCGGCTGCCGAAGTGGAGCCTCCGTCCGCGACGCCTGAGGAGGTGGTCGAAGCCGCATACAAAGCTGTCCACGCTGCACTTCGGGCAGACCTGCTGGACCGCATCCTTCAAAACAGCCCGAGCTTCTTCGAACAGGTCATCGTCGAACTTCTGGTGGCGATGGGCTACGGGGGCTCTCATCGCAATGCGTCCGAGCAACTTGGCAAATCGGGCGACGGGGGCGTTGACGGCGTGATCAACGAGGATGTTCTCGGTCTCGATCGCGTCTACGTCCAAGCGAAACGATACGCCCCGGGAAGCGCGGTCGGGCGGCCCGAGATCCAGGCATTCACCGGAAGTCTGGTCGGCCTCGGCGCGTCAAAGGGCGTCTTCGTGACGACCTCGACGTTCTCCGCCCAGGCCGTCGAGTTCGCATCACGCATTCCGCAGCGTGTGATCCTGATTGACGGACGCCGCCTGACGGAGCTGATGGTCGAACACGGTGTCGGGGTGCGTTCCAGCCGTGTGCTGGAGTTCAAGCGCCTGGACGAGGATTTCTTCTCGGAAGACTGA